Sequence from the Camelus dromedarius isolate mCamDro1 chromosome 12, mCamDro1.pat, whole genome shotgun sequence genome:
GGCAAGCAGGCTGGGCAGATGCTCTGAGGTGAGAGCAAGGGTCCTGGTGGGAAGGCGCAGGGGCTTCCTAGGTTAGGTTTGCTGTTCTGGGAGGACAGCCTGCCCTGGGACACCAGACAcacagtttcctcctcccaggtcCAGGCCCTGCTTCTCAAGACATTAAATCTCTCCTGTTGGGAGAGATtaagggtaggggtggggggagaggatgCAGGAGAGGGGGTGTCTAGAAGACCCTCAGGAGTGGGCATGAGGAGGCTGTGCCTTCCAGGGGGCCTTTCACCCGGGGTGGCCCCCCTCATCAGCAGAGATGCTCAGAGATAATCCCGGATTAGGACCCAAGCCCCTGTGTCCAGGGCTCCCCGCCTGCCCACTCACCCCCGATCTTCCCCCACAAAACCCTAGGAAAATCCCCTGCAGTGCTCCAGACTCTCACTGGGAGCGGCTGGGGGCTGGTGGGAGCCCACAGCATCCTCTGAGGCCCAGCTCTGAGCCGCCCCTGGGACTCCAGGCCTGGCATGGTTCAGGGGCCCATGGGAAACTGTGCCAAGCGGCCCCGACGCCGGGGGCCTAAGGTAGGAGGGCTAAGGGGAAGAAGCCAATGCCAGGAGGCTGGACTGGACCCTGGAAGGGTctggtggggtgggtggagccCTGTgtaagggctgggctggggttaCAGGTCGGGCATAGCAGGGGGATGGAGGGATTGCTTCCCATTGCCCTAGACCGAGATTTTTCCCGGCAGCCCCCAGACTCTGGCCCATCCTGGTCTTGACTCCTGCAGACCACTGGACCTCTCCTGCTAAGCCCATCAGGCCCCCAGCCACCCACCCAATGGCCCTGTCCCTACTGCTGTCCCTGTCCTCTGCCAGCTAGTCTTGGCCTGAGGGACTCGGAGGATGTGCTCAGGGTCTCCCTGTGCCATTGGCTTTCTGAGTAACCTTGGCCAAGTCTCTTGCCTTATCTGGGCCTCGGTTTGTTTAACTGAACAGCTTAGAGTGTTGACGGTGAGGGTCCCCCATCCTGTGCTGGGTTCTAAAGCTAAGAGAGGCTGATGAGTGGATGGAGAGGGGCCAGAGCCCCAGCTCACGGCTGGCTCTGCTGCAGGACCGCTGGCAGTGGCTTGGCTCCCCCCCAGGGGCCTCCCGCCAcggcccaggccccagccccaaccctgaAGAACAAaggggcccagggccaggcaTCCAGGGCTACTCGGTGCTCAGCAGCCTGGTGGGGCCCGCCTGCATCTTCCTGCGGCCCAGCATTGCCGCCACCCAGCTCGTATGTACGgccactgcctgcctgcctcctcatTTTTCCTCTCCTTGAGTGGGGGCCTcagagcaaaggcacagagatcTGGGAGTATGGGGTGTAGGGAGGAGTGGAGAAACAGACACATTATCAAACACGGGGGAGTCCTGGGGAAACATGCCAGGAAAACAAGAagagggggcagagagagaccCAGAAGAATGGCAGAGACAGCCACCAAGGGGATGGGTAGGGAAGGGGCAAGACAGGGACAGAGATGTACAGTGACACTGAGGCCCCCATGGCAAAGCCCAGGGTTCTGCCTGAACCCAGACCCACCTCTGGCAAATGGAGCTCCTGGCCCTAGAAGAGGGTGGGCATGGGGGGAGACCCTGGGAAAGATctgggcaggggacagggaaggggggCCCAAGATGCCCAGGCCTGTCAGCAGGAATGGCGGGGGGAACCAAGTCTGAGCAGCGCCAGACTCGGGCCCTGTGCCTGCATGTTGTAGGGGGCTGAGTAGGGGACCTCAAAGAACAAGAGGGGGTCCAGGAGTTCTTAACCCCTCTGTGTCCCCTCAGGACCGGGAGCTGCGGCCAGAGGAGATTGAAGGTAAGCTTTTGGGGAAAGAACTAGAATTTCTAGAGTTGGGGGCATAGGGCGGGGCATACAGGGTAGGGGCATTGAGCTGGGGCCTGAGCAAGCTCCAGGAGGAATGAGGAGCAAGAAGGCCGCAGGGGACCAGAGCAAGAAGATGGGGACAAGgctgagcagggaggggtggagggaaccCCCAGCGGTCAGTTCCCTCATCTCCTTTGCCAGGCAGGTCACAGTCCCATTAcgtttgttcattcagcaaaccCTTCCCAGGTGCCCactgtgtgcctggccctgtgctgggccctggggcccgTGGCAAATGGGACAGATTTGGCCCATGTCCTCAGAGACAGATGTCAATAAGTCAACTACAAGTACAATGGTGCCAAGTGCTCTCAAGGAAGTGAACAAATGGGCCGAAGGGGACTGAATTGAGAGGGAAGACTTCCTTGAGTCAGTGACATAAGGACCAAAGAGGAGGGCACAGTGTTCCAGAATGTGAGCTCCATGAGGTCaaggatttgtttttctctctttcttccttccctccttccttccctccttccctccttccttccctccttccctccctctttccctccttcctttctttcattctcttccttccttccttttcttcctttctttctctctttctctctttctttctcattcttcactGCCATATCCCCAGTACCTAGAACAGAGCTTAGCACATAGCAGATGTCCCTTTAATATTTGcagaaagaatgaattaaaagaaTAGCATGTaccaaggccctgaggcagcaaaGAGAAATGGGtgtttaaaaggagaaaatgatcGGACCAAGGGGAGAAGGTTCAATCCAGGCTGGGATCCAGGGGCACATGGGGGAAGGGCTGACCTTGTCCTGCCTGGCAGAGCTGCAGGCTGCCTTCCAGGAGTTTGACCGAGACCGGGACGGCTATATTGGCTACCGGGAGCTGGGAGCCTGCATGCGGACATTGGGCTACATGCCCACCGAGATGGAGCTCATCGAGATTTCACAGCAAATCAGTATGTGCTATGCCCCGCCCCCAGTTCTCCAGAGGCCATAGTCATGGTCAGGACAGCTGGACAGCCTAGGGAAGAGGGGTGTCTACACAGGTTGGCCCCCAGAATGACCAGGAGAATCTCACTATCCCCTGGGAGGTGTGTGGGTCAAggactattgtccccatttttcagatgaagaaactgagtctctgaaaggttaagtgacttgcctaaggtcatacaGCCAGGTCAttggagccaggacttgaaccaaACTGAGCTCTTCAGGAACTTCAAGGAAAGCCCTCAGGAAATACAGATGACCCAGCCTGTGAggcccagagggagagagaggcccaTTTAGTGGGGCAAGGGAGAGGGACACAGGCcagaaggggagggcagagggtagGGGAGGGCCAGGGTTGGGCAAGGGTCTCTGATGGGCGTGGCCTCCAGGTGGTGGGAAGGTGGACTTTGAAGACTTTGTGGAGCTGATGGGCCCCAAGCTACTGGCAGAGACAGCAGACATGATTGGCGTCAGGGAGCTGCGGGACGCTTTCCGGGAGGTGCggtccctggggcaggagggcggGTGGGGACTGCGTGTCTGCTGTGAGAGAGGGGCTGCCTGGATGAATGATTCGATCTGTAACCCAACGGCACGACCGACGCAACCACAGTTTGACACCAATGGGGATGGCTGCATCAGCCTGGGGGAGCTCCGGGCGGCCCTGAAGGCCCTGCTGGGAGAGCGCCTCAGCCAGCGGGAGGTGGACGAGATCCTCCAGGACATTGACCTCAACGGGGATGGCTTGGTTGACTTTGAAGGTACTGCCCACCACTCACCACGCTCAGCACCACTTACCCCTGGAAGGGTTTTAACAGAGAAAGAAGTGATGAAGGGAGCATTATGGGTGtgccccaggccctgtgctaagcacaCCTCTGTCCTCTCCCAGTTAATCACCATGAGAATCCAGGAGGAAGGAactattatcatccccataaGCAGGAGGAGAAAGTCAGTCCTTAGGAAAGTGTAGGTCCTTAGCAAAAGAAGTGGATGGAGCCAAGATGTGAATCCAGGCAGCCACCCAGGACCCAGCTCTTCCTCTATGCTTCAGTCCCAActgaggggaaataaggattaaATAATAATAGGAAGCCAAGGAAAAGCAGTATGTAGAAAATCTCCAAAGTAGTGTTCCCAAGCTTCCTAGTGGccaaagcaaagaggaaaatagGTTCagttacaagatttttttttttcccataagacAAAGCCCCTCTTCCTAGGCCTTCCAGAGGCCTATTCACTACCAGATCTAGGGGACTCCCTTGCAGGCCCTGCCCTCAACTACACCCTGTCCCACCCCAAGGCCAGTATATTAGCCTCACCTCTAGGGAGGTCAAGAATAGCAGACCCAAAACTTTGGCTTTGTCATGGCAGAGTTTGTGCGAATGATGTCTCGCTGAGCCTGCACAGAAGCTGGAGGCAGCAGACAGGACTTGGGACAAGAGCCACTGCCTGCCAGTGTGTTCCTGGAAGCCCATCACCTCCCGCTGGGACCCACCTCCTCTTTTCCCCTACAACCCCACCCCCTCGCCTGTGTGCAATGCCCTTGACTGCCCTCATGCCAACTCCCCACTCCTCCACCAAGCCCCCTTGCCCATCTGTTTCTCTGACAATAAAGCATCTTCGAGCTGGGGGAGATAGCTTCACTACTCACTTGTTCACCTTGTAAGACCCAGTATTTGGTCCCCAAAAGTGAAGTCCTAGACCACAAGCTCCCTTGACTGTGAACTTTGGGTGGCTAGGGTCCCTCCCTGGATCAGGGGCCTTCCCTGGACCCTGTGGCCAGCCCAGAGCAAGTGCTGGGAAACAGCCCTGGACGAGTACATCCAACCTGTTTCTCCTGGAGCTGGGTGTGTGGTGGCCCCACATCCTGCGAGTGGCTCCTGCTGGACCCAGGATTACAGCAGAGGAGCCAGTGCGTGAGGGCTTCTCCCACGCTCCATCTCATTTTGTCTGAGAGGGATACTGCTCAAAGCTCCCTTCAGGAAAGAACTTGCTGGTCAGCTGAGAGGAGTGAGTGAGCTCACAGCCCCCTTCAGAATATACCTCAGCTTTTGGGCTAGTGCTTCGCCCTTCTCCGGAGCCGGGAGCCACTGACCTAGCCGGCAGGGACCAGGCTGCGCACGTTTTTGACTAATGGGAGGCTCCTCTTGCAGGTGGTCTGTGCTCTGAGCTCCCCTCCAGGTTAGCCGAGGTGTGGTCAGATCAGCCTCGAATCAGAGGCTCTCCTGCCCAATCCTGCttcttcctgctttctcttttttgtctctCTAACTTCATCTTAATGTCTGCTTCCTGGGAAAACCAAATGACACATTTCCTCACTCCACCCCTGCCATGGTCTTCATGGCCCCATTTTCCAGATTGAGGACCCCCGGAGGCCAAGTCCCAGCGACTTGCTGGAAGTCACGCCGCTCCACTGCCATCTCTCCCCTCCAGTCCATGCAGCACTGGATTATTCTTCCTAAACTGCCATTTGCATTTCATCACACTCCTATTCAGAAACTGGTCATGACCCCCTGTGGCCCCCAGGATGATCCAGCCCCTTTGCCAGGCACCACAAGTCTCTGGGAGGATGAGGAACTGGCATAAAGTCACACACATTAGGATGAAGCAGAGGTGGGACTTGCACCAAGGCCTGGGGACTATAAAATCACAGTGCCAACAAGAAAGGGTGCCACCAGGTCAGCGTGGACCCAAGACAGGCCCCAGGCTCTTTGAACTATGGCCAAGTCCTGGCTGGTCTGTAGAGCGTGGCCTGACCAGGTGTTCCCACCTGCTGGGAGGAAGCTTTCAGTGCTTGTGTCTGGTCCTCACCATCTCTGTGGCTGACAAGATAGCCTTGAGACAGAGTAG
This genomic interval carries:
- the CABP2 gene encoding calcium-binding protein 2 isoform X1; amino-acid sequence: MVQGPMGNCAKRPRRRGPKDRWQWLGSPPGASRHGPGPSPNPEEQRGPGPGIQGYSVLSSLVGPACIFLRPSIAATQLDRELRPEEIEELQAAFQEFDRDRDGYIGYRELGACMRTLGYMPTEMELIEISQQISGGKVDFEDFVELMGPKLLAETADMIGVRELRDAFREFDTNGDGCISLGELRAALKALLGERLSQREVDEILQDIDLNGDGLVDFEEFVRMMSR
- the CABP2 gene encoding calcium-binding protein 2 isoform X2, encoding MVQGPMGNCAKRPRRRGPKDRELRPEEIEELQAAFQEFDRDRDGYIGYRELGACMRTLGYMPTEMELIEISQQISGGKVDFEDFVELMGPKLLAETADMIGVRELRDAFREFDTNGDGCISLGELRAALKALLGERLSQREVDEILQDIDLNGDGLVDFEEFVRMMSR